The Candidatus Methylomirabilota bacterium genome contains the following window.
AAGACGTGGTCGCGCCGGGCGGCGAGGTCGGCCACGGCCCACTCCCGGAAGGCGCCCATCCGGAGGTTCTCGTCCACCGTCATGCGGGGGAATACCCGCCGGCCCTCCGGCACGACCGCGATGCCGCGCTGCACGATCTGGTCGGGACGCAGCCCGTCGATGCGCTCGCCGTCGAACAGGATGGTGCCGGCAACCGGCTTCACGACGCCGAGGATCGTCCGGATCAGCGTGGTCTTGCCCGCGCCGTTGGGGCCGAGCAGGCAGGCGATCTCGCCCCGCGCGACCGCGAGCGACACCGAGCGGAGAACCGTGATCGGCCCGTAGCGGACCGAGACGTCCCGCACCTCAAGCACGGACGGTGTCCCGTCCGAGGTACGCCTCGCGCACCTCCGGGTGCCCGGCCACCGCCGCGAAGGACCCCTCGGCGATCTTCCGTCCGTAGTTGAAGGCGATCACGCGCTGGCTCACGCCCTCGATCACGAACATGTCGTGCTCGATGATGACCACCGCCAGCCCCGGCATCTCGTCGCGGACGATCTGGAGGTCCTTCATCAGCTCCGCCGTCTCCTCGGGGCTCATGCCGGCCGAGGGCTCGTCGAGCAGGAGGAGCCGCGGCCGCGTCGCCAGAGCGCGGCAGATCTCCACGCGGCGCCGGTCGATCTGGGGCAGCTGGCCGACCCGTTCCCACCCGCGGGCCGGCAGCTCGGGATTGAACAACCCCAGGAGATGGCCGGCCCGAGCGATCGCCTCCTGCATCTCGACGCGCACCCGCCCGCGCCGCACGACGGCGTCGAGGAGCCCCGTGCGCCGCGCCGCGACCATGCCGGCGAGGACGTTGTCGAAGACCGAGAGGTTCGGGCAGAGCCGGCTCGACTGAAACGTCCGCGCCACCCCGAGGCGCGCGATACGGTGCGGCGGGAGGTCGCCGACGTTCTCGCCGCCGAGGAGGATCGTTCCCGCCGCGACCCGGTACAGCCCGGTGAGGGCGTTGAACAGCGTGGTCTTGCCCGACCCGTTGGGCCCGATGATCCCCACGCTCTCGCCCTCGGCGACGCGCAGATCGACGCCGTCGAGCGCGACGAGCCCTCCGAAGCGGATGGTCAGGCCGCGCGTCTCGACCAGGCTCACCGGTAGCGCCGCACGGCGGCCGGCCACAGACCCTGGGGCCGGTAGAGCAGCATGACCAGGATGACCACCCCGTAGAGGAGCAACCGGTATTCGTGGAGAAAGCGGAAGCGCTCCGGCAGCGGCACCAGCAGGCAGGCGCCGAGGACGACGCCGGGGATGGAGTCGACGCCACCGATGATGATCACGCTCAGCATGATCAACGAGTACCCGAAGTCGAAATCCGGGGGCGATACGAACCCGACCATGACCGCGTAGAAGGCGCCGCCGAGCCCGATGAAGAAGTTCCCGACGCAGAACGCGGTGAGCTTCGCGCGGGCGATCGAGATGCCGCAGCACTTCGCGGCGATCTCGTCGTCGCGGAGCGTGTTGAGCGCTACCCCGAGCCACGAGTCGTGGAGCCGGCGGATGACGCCCGTGGCGAACGCGGCCAGGGCCACAGCGGCGAAGTAGAAGTTGGCGTGGGCCGGCAGGGCGATGCCCAGGACCGTCGGCGCCGTGGTGAACGAGTACCCGAACAGGCGCAGGGTGGGGATGTTCTTGATGCCCTGGGGGCCGCCCGTGAACTCGAGGTTGTTCATGAGGACGTTGAAGATGAAGACGAACGCGATGGTCACCAGCGCCAGGTAGTGCCCCCGCGTGGTCAGGATCGGCACGAAGAGCAGGGTGCCGACGACGACCGCCACGACCGGGCCGGCGAGGAAGGCCAGCCACGCCGGCCAGCCGGCCGACACGGTGAGCAGGCCGACCGTGTAGGCGCCGAGGCCCGCGAAGGCGGCGCCGGCGAGGTTGATCAGGCCCGCCGTGCCGATCTGCAGATTCAGGCCCTGCCCGATGACGACGTAGAGCAGGGCCAGGGTGGCGACGAACGTCCAGTAGGGGCTCGTCCGCAGCGCGAACGGCAGCGCGAGCGCGCACACGGCGCCGCCGGCGAGGGCGGCCGTCGGGTGCCCGGCGAAGGCGCCGGCCAGCGCCGCGCGCAGCCGCGGCAGCGCGCGCACCAGCACGAGGGCGGCCAGCCCGGCCGCCGCGGTGCCCGCCAGCGCCAGCGGCGACTCCGCCAGGATGCCGAGGATGACCAGCACGAGCACCACGGCCTCCGCCGCCCAGACCAGGATCACACGCGCTCCACGCTCTTCGCGCCGAGGATGCCGCTGGGGCGCGCGACCAGGAAGAGCAAGACCACCGCGAAGGCGACAACGTCTCGGAACTCCGAGCCTCGAGGGATCAGCGCCGCGGCCATCGTCTGCACGAGCCCGAAGAGGAGGCCGCCCAGGATGGCGCCGTAGACGTTGCCGAGCCCGCCGATGGCCGCCGCCGAGAACCCGATGACGCCCCCGGTGACCCCCATGATGAAGTGGATCTCGCTGTAGTAGAGGCCGCTCAGGATGCCGGCCACGGCGGCGAGTCCCGACCCGAGAAAGAACGTCGCGTCGACGGTCCGGTCGAGGTTGACCCCCATCATCTGCGCCGCTTCCGGGTCCTGGGCCACCGCGCGGATAGCGGCGCCCATGCGGGTGCGGTTGATGATCCGGTCGACGGCGACCATGGCGGCGAGACCGATGGCGAGGATGGCGAGGTTGTCGTAGCGGATCACCACCCCGCCCACGTCGAACGCGCCCTGCGGCAGCAGCCACGGGAAGGGCTTGGGGTCGGCGCCGCGGGGGTAGAAGATCAGCACCGACTCGCGGATGACGAGACCGAGCGAGAGCGTCGCCAGCAGGGTCATCAGGGGCGACGAGCGGGCGAGCGGCTTGACGCACACCCGCTCGGCGGCCACGCCGATGAGCCCCGTGATCACGATGGAGGCCGCGAACGCCACGGGGAGGGCCACGGCCGGCGTACCGGCGCCC
Protein-coding sequences here:
- a CDS encoding ABC transporter ATP-binding protein produces the protein MLEVRDVSVRYGPITVLRSVSLAVARGEIACLLGPNGAGKTTLIRTILGVVKPVAGTILFDGERIDGLRPDQIVQRGIAVVPEGRRVFPRMTVDENLRMGAFREWAVADLAARRDHVFTLFPRLAERRDQKAATMSGGEQAMLAMGRALMSRPRLLLLDEPSLGLAPVLVEQLFGMIATINHSGTTVFLVEQNARKTLDIARAGFLIQKGEIVARGTAAELWASEIVRHAYLRT
- a CDS encoding ABC transporter ATP-binding protein, which codes for MSLVETRGLTIRFGGLVALDGVDLRVAEGESVGIIGPNGSGKTTLFNALTGLYRVAAGTILLGGENVGDLPPHRIARLGVARTFQSSRLCPNLSVFDNVLAGMVAARRTGLLDAVVRRGRVRVEMQEAIARAGHLLGLFNPELPARGWERVGQLPQIDRRRVEICRALATRPRLLLLDEPSAGMSPEETAELMKDLQIVRDEMPGLAVVIIEHDMFVIEGVSQRVIAFNYGRKIAEGSFAAVAGHPEVREAYLGRDTVRA
- a CDS encoding branched-chain amino acid ABC transporter permease — translated: MILVWAAEAVVLVLVILGILAESPLALAGTAAAGLAALVLVRALPRLRAALAGAFAGHPTAALAGGAVCALALPFALRTSPYWTFVATLALLYVVIGQGLNLQIGTAGLINLAGAAFAGLGAYTVGLLTVSAGWPAWLAFLAGPVVAVVVGTLLFVPILTTRGHYLALVTIAFVFIFNVLMNNLEFTGGPQGIKNIPTLRLFGYSFTTAPTVLGIALPAHANFYFAAVALAAFATGVIRRLHDSWLGVALNTLRDDEIAAKCCGISIARAKLTAFCVGNFFIGLGGAFYAVMVGFVSPPDFDFGYSLIMLSVIIIGGVDSIPGVVLGACLLVPLPERFRFLHEYRLLLYGVVILVMLLYRPQGLWPAAVRRYR
- a CDS encoding branched-chain amino acid ABC transporter permease, encoding MPPLELLFQQALNGLMLGVMYALIAVGFTLFFGVLDVIHFSHGDIYMLGAFAGLSVLTGLAAAGAGTPAVALPVAFAASIVITGLIGVAAERVCVKPLARSSPLMTLLATLSLGLVIRESVLIFYPRGADPKPFPWLLPQGAFDVGGVVIRYDNLAILAIGLAAMVAVDRIINRTRMGAAIRAVAQDPEAAQMMGVNLDRTVDATFFLGSGLAAVAGILSGLYYSEIHFIMGVTGGVIGFSAAAIGGLGNVYGAILGGLLFGLVQTMAAALIPRGSEFRDVVAFAVVLLFLVARPSGILGAKSVERV